The following are encoded in a window of Peromyscus maniculatus bairdii isolate BWxNUB_F1_BW_parent chromosome X, HU_Pman_BW_mat_3.1, whole genome shotgun sequence genomic DNA:
- the Gcna gene encoding germ cell nuclear acidic protein isoform X2 → MYFVCFFFFKTVSLWSFWTHYGDQAGLELSRDLPASAFHWLELKGLTIMDASTTVQCCYKFLCCSPLVLLRRLDDPLCQCSEQLKHQNFPRGRWAGTGARSLCDSPNMDTSSGEDCEAFVPELPEKKSSCVVINSDSDSAREEKRAKICEISSEDESSSDESSSDESSDNGDTGDTGGTQKSVIVIDDEEDGNPRLRDSEKIRIDSSDERQLPVPQKEVVECIDSEPISLDDDSETGDLGESSNKPPPEPEPQPQQEPQPQQEPQPQQEPQPQQEPQPQQEPQQEPQPQREPQPQWEPESDPEEELVPMPDLDQEPEEEPLSESEFEQELEPTPEPKPEQEPQPEREPEPELEPEPELEPELEQNVTAEKAKERKAAVVLAQQRKKRKNRFICMAPPKSRRSRKHRRVASQDRASLPSASAEPNPPDEPTSSEQPVPPAEGMPLKKPKRKRGRPRKGE, encoded by the exons atgtattttgtttgttttttttttttcaagacggtATCACTGTGGTCGTTCTGGACTCActatggagatcaggctggcctcgaactcagcagagatctgcctgcctctgccttccattggctggaattaaag ggtCTAACAATTATGGACGCCAGCACCACAGTTCAGTGTTGCTATAAGTTTTTGTGTTGCTCCCCATTGGTGTTACTGAGGAGACTAGATGATCCTCTCTGCCAGTGCTCGGAGCAGTTGAAACACCAG aactttccacgAGGCCGGTGGGCGGGGACAGGAGCAAGATCTCTTTG tgacaGTCCTAACATGGATACAAGCAGCGGCGAGGACTGTGAGGCCT TTGTGCCTGAATTGCCAGAGAAAAAGTCCAG CTGTGTGGTGATTAACTCTGATTCTGACTCTGCCCGTGAGGAAAAGAGAGCTAAGATCTGTGAAATAAGCAGTGAAG ATGAGTCGTCTTCTGATGAGTCGTCTTCTGATGAGTCTTCCGACAATGGGGACACTGGGGACACCGGCGGCACTCAGAAGTCAGTAATTGTTATCGATGATGAAGAAGATGGCAATCCCCGTTTGAGGGATTCTGAGAAGATAAGAATTGATTCTAGTGATGAGCGCCAACTGCCTGTGCCCCAAAAAGAGGTGGTTGAATGTATTGATTCTGAGCCCATTTCACTTGATGATGATTCTGAAACAGGGGATCTTGGTGAAAGTTCCAACAAACCACCACCAGAGCcggagccccagccccagcaggagccccagccccagcaggagccccagccccagcaggagccccagccccagcaggagccccagccccagcaggaGCCCCAGcaggagccccagccccagcgGGAGCCCCAGCCCCAGTGGGAACCCGAGTCTGACCCTGAGGAGGAACTTGTGCCCATGCCTGACCTGGATCAGGAACCTGAGGAGGAGCCTCTCTCAGAGTCTGAGTTCGAGCAGGAGCTGGAGCCTACCCCAGAGCCTAAGCCAGAGCAGGAGCCCCAACCCGAGCGGGAGCCAGAGCCGGAGCTGGAGCCAGAGCCGGAGCTGGAGCCAGAGCTCGAGCAAAATGTTACAGCTGAAAAGGCCAAGGAGAGAAAGGCTGCAGTTGTGCTGGCccaacagagaaagaagagaaaaaataggtTTATATGTATGGCACCTCCTAAGTCACGTAGGAGTAGGAAACATCGTAGGGTTGCCTCACAGGATCGGGCCAGCCTGCCAAGTGCCTCTGCAGAGCCTAATCCTCCTGATGAGCCCACATCATCAGAGCAACCTGTTCCTCCTGCCGAAGGCATGCCATTAAAGAAACCCAAACGCAAAAGGGGACGCCCACGCAAGGGAGAATGA
- the Gcna gene encoding germ cell nuclear acidic protein isoform X1 yields MYFVCFFFFKTVSLWSFWTHYGDQAGLELSRDLPASAFHWLELKGLTIMDASTTVQCCYKFLCCSPLVLLRRLDDPLCQCSEQLKHQNFPRGRWAGTGARSLCDSPNMDTSSGEDCEAFVPELPEKKSSCVVINSDSDSAREEKRAKICEISSEDESSSDESSSDESSSDESSSDESSSDESSSDESSDNGDTGDTGGTQKSVIVIDDEEDGNPRLRDSEKIRIDSSDERQLPVPQKEVVECIDSEPISLDDDSETGDLGESSNKPPPEPEPQPQQEPQPQQEPQPQQEPQPQQEPQPQQEPQQEPQPQREPQPQWEPESDPEEELVPMPDLDQEPEEEPLSESEFEQELEPTPEPKPEQEPQPEREPEPELEPEPELEPELEQNVTAEKAKERKAAVVLAQQRKKRKNRFICMAPPKSRRSRKHRRVASQDRASLPSASAEPNPPDEPTSSEQPVPPAEGMPLKKPKRKRGRPRKGE; encoded by the exons atgtattttgtttgttttttttttttcaagacggtATCACTGTGGTCGTTCTGGACTCActatggagatcaggctggcctcgaactcagcagagatctgcctgcctctgccttccattggctggaattaaag ggtCTAACAATTATGGACGCCAGCACCACAGTTCAGTGTTGCTATAAGTTTTTGTGTTGCTCCCCATTGGTGTTACTGAGGAGACTAGATGATCCTCTCTGCCAGTGCTCGGAGCAGTTGAAACACCAG aactttccacgAGGCCGGTGGGCGGGGACAGGAGCAAGATCTCTTTG tgacaGTCCTAACATGGATACAAGCAGCGGCGAGGACTGTGAGGCCT TTGTGCCTGAATTGCCAGAGAAAAAGTCCAG CTGTGTGGTGATTAACTCTGATTCTGACTCTGCCCGTGAGGAAAAGAGAGCTAAGATCTGTGAAATAAGCAGTGAAG ATGAGTCCTCTTCTGACGAGTCCTCTTCTGACGAGTCCTCTTCTGACGAGTCGTCTTCTGATGAGTCGTCTTCTGATGAGTCGTCTTCTGATGAGTCTTCCGACAATGGGGACACTGGGGACACCGGCGGCACTCAGAAGTCAGTAATTGTTATCGATGATGAAGAAGATGGCAATCCCCGTTTGAGGGATTCTGAGAAGATAAGAATTGATTCTAGTGATGAGCGCCAACTGCCTGTGCCCCAAAAAGAGGTGGTTGAATGTATTGATTCTGAGCCCATTTCACTTGATGATGATTCTGAAACAGGGGATCTTGGTGAAAGTTCCAACAAACCACCACCAGAGCcggagccccagccccagcaggagccccagccccagcaggagccccagccccagcaggagccccagccccagcaggagccccagccccagcaggaGCCCCAGcaggagccccagccccagcgGGAGCCCCAGCCCCAGTGGGAACCCGAGTCTGACCCTGAGGAGGAACTTGTGCCCATGCCTGACCTGGATCAGGAACCTGAGGAGGAGCCTCTCTCAGAGTCTGAGTTCGAGCAGGAGCTGGAGCCTACCCCAGAGCCTAAGCCAGAGCAGGAGCCCCAACCCGAGCGGGAGCCAGAGCCGGAGCTGGAGCCAGAGCCGGAGCTGGAGCCAGAGCTCGAGCAAAATGTTACAGCTGAAAAGGCCAAGGAGAGAAAGGCTGCAGTTGTGCTGGCccaacagagaaagaagagaaaaaataggtTTATATGTATGGCACCTCCTAAGTCACGTAGGAGTAGGAAACATCGTAGGGTTGCCTCACAGGATCGGGCCAGCCTGCCAAGTGCCTCTGCAGAGCCTAATCCTCCTGATGAGCCCACATCATCAGAGCAACCTGTTCCTCCTGCCGAAGGCATGCCATTAAAGAAACCCAAACGCAAAAGGGGACGCCCACGCAAGGGAGAATGA
- the Gcna gene encoding germ cell nuclear acidic protein isoform X4 gives MDTSSGEDCEAFVPELPEKKSSCVVINSDSDSAREEKRAKICEISSEDESSSDESSSDESSSDESSSDESSSDESSSDESSDNGDTGDTGGTQKSVIVIDDEEDGNPRLRDSEKIRIDSSDERQLPVPQKEVVECIDSEPISLDDDSETGDLGESSNKPPPEPEPQPQQEPQPQQEPQPQQEPQPQQEPQPQQEPQQEPQPQREPQPQWEPESDPEEELVPMPDLDQEPEEEPLSESEFEQELEPTPEPKPEQEPQPEREPEPELEPEPELEPELEQNVTAEKAKERKAAVVLAQQRKKRKNRFICMAPPKSRRSRKHRRVASQDRASLPSASAEPNPPDEPTSSEQPVPPAEGMPLKKPKRKRGRPRKGE, from the exons ATGGATACAAGCAGCGGCGAGGACTGTGAGGCCT TTGTGCCTGAATTGCCAGAGAAAAAGTCCAG CTGTGTGGTGATTAACTCTGATTCTGACTCTGCCCGTGAGGAAAAGAGAGCTAAGATCTGTGAAATAAGCAGTGAAG ATGAGTCCTCTTCTGACGAGTCCTCTTCTGACGAGTCCTCTTCTGACGAGTCGTCTTCTGATGAGTCGTCTTCTGATGAGTCGTCTTCTGATGAGTCTTCCGACAATGGGGACACTGGGGACACCGGCGGCACTCAGAAGTCAGTAATTGTTATCGATGATGAAGAAGATGGCAATCCCCGTTTGAGGGATTCTGAGAAGATAAGAATTGATTCTAGTGATGAGCGCCAACTGCCTGTGCCCCAAAAAGAGGTGGTTGAATGTATTGATTCTGAGCCCATTTCACTTGATGATGATTCTGAAACAGGGGATCTTGGTGAAAGTTCCAACAAACCACCACCAGAGCcggagccccagccccagcaggagccccagccccagcaggagccccagccccagcaggagccccagccccagcaggagccccagccccagcaggaGCCCCAGcaggagccccagccccagcgGGAGCCCCAGCCCCAGTGGGAACCCGAGTCTGACCCTGAGGAGGAACTTGTGCCCATGCCTGACCTGGATCAGGAACCTGAGGAGGAGCCTCTCTCAGAGTCTGAGTTCGAGCAGGAGCTGGAGCCTACCCCAGAGCCTAAGCCAGAGCAGGAGCCCCAACCCGAGCGGGAGCCAGAGCCGGAGCTGGAGCCAGAGCCGGAGCTGGAGCCAGAGCTCGAGCAAAATGTTACAGCTGAAAAGGCCAAGGAGAGAAAGGCTGCAGTTGTGCTGGCccaacagagaaagaagagaaaaaataggtTTATATGTATGGCACCTCCTAAGTCACGTAGGAGTAGGAAACATCGTAGGGTTGCCTCACAGGATCGGGCCAGCCTGCCAAGTGCCTCTGCAGAGCCTAATCCTCCTGATGAGCCCACATCATCAGAGCAACCTGTTCCTCCTGCCGAAGGCATGCCATTAAAGAAACCCAAACGCAAAAGGGGACGCCCACGCAAGGGAGAATGA
- the Gcna gene encoding germ cell nuclear acidic protein isoform X3: MDASTTVQCCYKFLCCSPLVLLRRLDDPLCQCSEQLKHQNFPRGRWAGTGARSLCDSPNMDTSSGEDCEAFVPELPEKKSSCVVINSDSDSAREEKRAKICEISSEDESSSDESSSDESSSDESSSDESSSDESSSDESSDNGDTGDTGGTQKSVIVIDDEEDGNPRLRDSEKIRIDSSDERQLPVPQKEVVECIDSEPISLDDDSETGDLGESSNKPPPEPEPQPQQEPQPQQEPQPQQEPQPQQEPQPQQEPQQEPQPQREPQPQWEPESDPEEELVPMPDLDQEPEEEPLSESEFEQELEPTPEPKPEQEPQPEREPEPELEPEPELEPELEQNVTAEKAKERKAAVVLAQQRKKRKNRFICMAPPKSRRSRKHRRVASQDRASLPSASAEPNPPDEPTSSEQPVPPAEGMPLKKPKRKRGRPRKGE, encoded by the exons ATGGACGCCAGCACCACAGTTCAGTGTTGCTATAAGTTTTTGTGTTGCTCCCCATTGGTGTTACTGAGGAGACTAGATGATCCTCTCTGCCAGTGCTCGGAGCAGTTGAAACACCAG aactttccacgAGGCCGGTGGGCGGGGACAGGAGCAAGATCTCTTTG tgacaGTCCTAACATGGATACAAGCAGCGGCGAGGACTGTGAGGCCT TTGTGCCTGAATTGCCAGAGAAAAAGTCCAG CTGTGTGGTGATTAACTCTGATTCTGACTCTGCCCGTGAGGAAAAGAGAGCTAAGATCTGTGAAATAAGCAGTGAAG ATGAGTCCTCTTCTGACGAGTCCTCTTCTGACGAGTCCTCTTCTGACGAGTCGTCTTCTGATGAGTCGTCTTCTGATGAGTCGTCTTCTGATGAGTCTTCCGACAATGGGGACACTGGGGACACCGGCGGCACTCAGAAGTCAGTAATTGTTATCGATGATGAAGAAGATGGCAATCCCCGTTTGAGGGATTCTGAGAAGATAAGAATTGATTCTAGTGATGAGCGCCAACTGCCTGTGCCCCAAAAAGAGGTGGTTGAATGTATTGATTCTGAGCCCATTTCACTTGATGATGATTCTGAAACAGGGGATCTTGGTGAAAGTTCCAACAAACCACCACCAGAGCcggagccccagccccagcaggagccccagccccagcaggagccccagccccagcaggagccccagccccagcaggagccccagccccagcaggaGCCCCAGcaggagccccagccccagcgGGAGCCCCAGCCCCAGTGGGAACCCGAGTCTGACCCTGAGGAGGAACTTGTGCCCATGCCTGACCTGGATCAGGAACCTGAGGAGGAGCCTCTCTCAGAGTCTGAGTTCGAGCAGGAGCTGGAGCCTACCCCAGAGCCTAAGCCAGAGCAGGAGCCCCAACCCGAGCGGGAGCCAGAGCCGGAGCTGGAGCCAGAGCCGGAGCTGGAGCCAGAGCTCGAGCAAAATGTTACAGCTGAAAAGGCCAAGGAGAGAAAGGCTGCAGTTGTGCTGGCccaacagagaaagaagagaaaaaataggtTTATATGTATGGCACCTCCTAAGTCACGTAGGAGTAGGAAACATCGTAGGGTTGCCTCACAGGATCGGGCCAGCCTGCCAAGTGCCTCTGCAGAGCCTAATCCTCCTGATGAGCCCACATCATCAGAGCAACCTGTTCCTCCTGCCGAAGGCATGCCATTAAAGAAACCCAAACGCAAAAGGGGACGCCCACGCAAGGGAGAATGA
- the Cxcr3 gene encoding C-X-C chemokine receptor type 3 has protein sequence MYLEVSERQVLDASDFAFLLENSTSPYDYGENESDFNSPPCAQDFSLNFDRAFLPALYSLLFLLGLLGNGAVAAVLLSHRTALSSTDTFLLHLAVADALLVLTLPLWAVDAAVQWVFGSGLCKVAGALFNINFYAGAFLLACISFDRYLSIVHATQIYRRDPWVRVALTCIVVWGLCLLFALPDFIFLSASHDQRLNAIHCQYNFPQVGHTALRVLQLVAGFLLPLLVMAYCYAHILAVLLVSRSQRRLRAIRLVVVVVVAFAVCWTPYHLVVLLDILMDLGVLAQNCSRQNHVDVAKSVTSGMGYMHCCLNPLLYAFVGVKFREQMWMLLMRLGRSDQRRPQRQPPSSRRESSWSETTEASYLGL, from the exons ATGTACCTTGAG GTGAGTGAACGTCAAGTGCTAGATGCCTCGGACTTTGCCTTTCTTCTGGAAAACAGTACCTCTCCTTATGACTACGGAGAGAACGAGAGCGACTTTAACTCCCCGCCCTGTGCACAGGACTTCAGTCTGAACTTTGACAGAGCCTTCCTGCCAGCCCTCTACAGCCTCCTCTTTTTGCTGGGGCTACTAGGCAACGGGGCCGTGGCCGCTGTCCTCCTGAGTCATCGCACCGCCCTGAGCAGCACGGACACCTTCCTGCTCCACCTGGCTGTGGCCGACGCACTGCTGGTGCTGACCCTCCCACTGTGGGCCGTGGACGCTGCTGTCCAGTGGGTTTTcggctctggcctctgcaaagTGGCAGGTGCCCTCTTTAACATCAACTTCTATGCAGGGGCCTTCCTGCTGGCCTGCATAAGCTTCGACCGCTACCTGAGCATCGTGCATGCCACCCAGATCTACCGCAGGGACCCCTGGGTACGTGTAGCCCTCACCTGCATAGTGGTCTGGGGACTCTGTCTGCTCTTTGCCCTCCCAGACTTCATCTTCCTGTCGGCCAGCCACGATCAGCGTCTCAATGCCATTCACTGCCAGTACAACTTCCCACAGGTGGGTCACACCGCTCTGCGTGTACTGCAGCTGGTGGCTGGTTTCCTGCTGCCCCTTCTAGTCATGGCCTACTGCTATGCCCACATCCTGGCTGTGCTGCTGGTCTCCAGAAGCCAGAGGCGCTTACGAGCCAtaaggctggtggtggtggtggtggtggcctttGCCGTCTGCTGGACCCCCTATCACCTGGTGGTGTTGCTGGATATCCTCATGGACCTGGGCGTTTTGGCCCAAAACTGTAGTCGCCAAAACCATGTGGATGTGGCCAAGTCCGTCACCTCGGGCATGGGCTACATGCACTGCTGCCTCAACCCACTGCTCTATGCCTTTGTGGGGGTCAAGTTCAGAGAACAAATGTGGATGTTGCTCATGCGCCTGGGCCGCTCGGACCAGAGAAGACCCCAGCGGCAGCCACCATCTTCCCGGCGGGAATCGTCCTGGTCTGAGACGACAGAGGCCTCCTACTTGGGCTTGTAA